The genomic interval TATCCTTAACGAGCGAGGTAACAACCCCGTTAAAGGCGGCACCGATAACGACGGCAACGGCCAGGTCGACCGTATTCCCTCTTAGGATGAACTTCCGAAAGTCTTTGAACATTGGGGGTCATCTCCTTATTAAGAGATATAGTATCACTTTCTATCTAAACAGTTTATCAGGTATAGTTTAGGGCAGTGGTACGAGTCAGTGAAGAACGATTCAGAAAGATGGTCACCGAGGCCGTCGATAGCTTGCCTGAGCGTTTCGGAGAGCATATCCAGAACGTCATCTTTGTCGTTGAGCGAGAGCCTAGTGATGTGCAGCGAGAGAAACTCCGACTCCGGGGCGACAGCCTCCTCTTCGGGCTCTACGAAGGTGTTCCATTAACTCGACGTGGCTCAGGCCAGACCTTTCTTCTGCCGGACAAGATAACTATCTTTATGGATGCCTTGCTCTTCGTCAGCGCTACCGTTGCTGATCTGCAGGATAAGATTAAACATACCGTTTGGCACGAAGTGGCCCACTACTTTGGACTGAGCCACGCTCAGATCGATGCCCTGGATCGCAGGCGCAAGGAAAATTCCGCCTCCTGATATTGCCTAAGTACCGTAATAATGTTATGGTGTTGCCGTTATGGATGAGACATTAAGAACCACTAGAGAGATGACGTTCAGCTTTGGTCCAGCGCTTTTTAATCGTTTCATAGACATGGCGTTACCCCTAGCTGGTACGTACGCACATCAGCTGACACTTCTGGACGCCAGACTACTTGCTGGCAGGGCGACCGCAGAAGGTGAGGTGGCTGGCCGTCGTGGCAAGAGTGCCGAACGTATCGCAGCTATTGCGGCTAGTGATGAAGTTACGGTTGGGATGTATCTTGGGCGAATGCAAGGGGCTATTGCAGTAGTGCGCGCAGGTCAGGCAGCCGGTGAGGTCCAGACGCTCACCATCCTTGAGCGACGCAAGCGCAATCTTGGTCAATGGCTTCTTCGCCGTCCGGGTTCCCCTGGCAGACGACTCGTCTACCACTACCCACCCGAAGAAACTGCCTAAGCGAAGTATTTTGCGAGAATGCCCTGAACTTTCTGCCAGGCATCCATTGCCGCCTCTTTGTTGTAGGCGTATTTATTGGTGTCGTTGAAGAAAGCATGTCCACAGTTCGGGTAGACGGTTGCCTCGAATGAGACACCGGCCTCTTTCATATCTTCTTTCAATTTTGGTAGAGCACTGATAAGATTCTCATCCTTTTCGCCATAAAACGCATAGATCGGGCACTTGATCTTTCTCAGCTCATCGACTGACTGTTCGGCGTGCCCGTAGAAAGGCAAGGCTACCTTGAGACGTGGCTCAGAGATCGCAAAACTGAAGCTATTTGAGCCTCCGAAACAGAAACCGGTGGTAGCAACCTTTTGGTTGGTGTCTTTATGCTCAAAGAGATAGTTAAAACAGGCTTCAATCCGACCAAGTGTCTTCTTGCTAAACTCAGGTGAGTGGGCTGGGGTTAGCATACCTCGCACCTTTGTCTGGACACTGTTGAGCTCCTCAGGTGTCGAAGCCGGATTAAAGAGGCCTTCTTGGATTGCCTGTAGCTCGTTCTTCGGCATGTTATCGATATCCAGTTCAGTAAACAGATTCGGCGCGACGGCCACATAACCGATCTCTGCATATCTATCGGCGACGCTCTTAATGTGGTCGGAAAGTCCCCAGGCTTCGTGGATAACAATCACACTACCCTTTATCTCGCCTGTTGGTGTGGCTAGGTAGACAGGTAAGGCACTCCCTGTTACGTCAATATTGATCATCTCTCCCATAGTCTGATTCCCCCTCTCTTCTATCAAGTATATACGTGATTTGCTACTAACTGCCGATGTATCCGCCCATGTACTGGAGCGAGATAAGAGTCCACAAGATAACTGACAGGGTCAGCACGATCTGATAACCAGTCGGGCTCTTCCGAAACTTGTCATAAAACATCAGTGGGACCGGGAAGGCCATGAGGATGTAGCGATTGTAACCACCAAAAATACCGCCAGCCAAGGGTATGACGGCGTAAAGAATCGAGTAGATAGCCCAGTTTCGTCGGCGACTCCACCAGTAGTAAGCAGCGATAATAACGAGCGCCCAGAAGAAGTAGTTTGATAAGTGGGAATGATCGGCCAAGTGATCGATGATGTTACCACCTTGTTGGGCCCAGCCTTGTGACTTCTGAGCAGTGATAAATGCCAGCGGCTTATGGAATTTTTCGTACAGGTAAACCATATAGGTGACAAGGCCGAGCCCTCCGATAACAAGTGTCCAGAAGATATGAATCAGTCTCTCTTTCTTCTCGTAGAGGATGAGGCAGACCAAGATAAGCGTCAGTACCCCGTTATCGTGAGCTGCAGTCGATAAGAATGAAAAGGCCATAGCCGGCAGATACTGCTTCTTCAAGGCATAGTAGATGGCAGCCAGCGAGACAAAGGCGAAAAGGCTCTCTGTGTAGGTGGCAATTAGAAAAATGGCTGTCGGGAAGAGGATGAAGAACAGGACCGCTCGCAGAGCTTCAAGATTGTTCTTCACGTTGAAGAGCTCTTTGACGATCTTTAGGTAGTAGTAGACCGCCCCAACCAGACAGGCCCAGGATATGATTAGAGCGCTATCGAGAGCT from Candidatus Saccharimonadales bacterium carries:
- a CDS encoding metallopeptidase family protein, with translation MVRVSEERFRKMVTEAVDSLPERFGEHIQNVIFVVEREPSDVQREKLRLRGDSLLFGLYEGVPLTRRGSGQTFLLPDKITIFMDALLFVSATVADLQDKIKHTVWHEVAHYFGLSHAQIDALDRRRKENSAS
- a CDS encoding dienelactone hydrolase family protein, coding for MGEMINIDVTGSALPVYLATPTGEIKGSVIVIHEAWGLSDHIKSVADRYAEIGYVAVAPNLFTELDIDNMPKNELQAIQEGLFNPASTPEELNSVQTKVRGMLTPAHSPEFSKKTLGRIEACFNYLFEHKDTNQKVATTGFCFGGSNSFSFAISEPRLKVALPFYGHAEQSVDELRKIKCPIYAFYGEKDENLISALPKLKEDMKEAGVSFEATVYPNCGHAFFNDTNKYAYNKEAAMDAWQKVQGILAKYFA
- a CDS encoding mannosyltransferase family protein — its product is MNTPNRHITYPPVVKDRWQKISHTISSNELLLALVTVVVLVIVGVTLGWINNKIVLPSAVHASHYHLEPHNPLRYMANHDGPIYIHIAENGYQKIHLTNYFPVYPLLIRAFHKVIPSALDSALIISWACLVGAVYYYLKIVKELFNVKNNLEALRAVLFFILFPTAIFLIATYTESLFAFVSLAAIYYALKKQYLPAMAFSFLSTAAHDNGVLTLILVCLILYEKKERLIHIFWTLVIGGLGLVTYMVYLYEKFHKPLAFITAQKSQGWAQQGGNIIDHLADHSHLSNYFFWALVIIAAYYWWSRRRNWAIYSILYAVIPLAGGIFGGYNRYILMAFPVPLMFYDKFRKSPTGYQIVLTLSVILWTLISLQYMGGYIGS